The genomic stretch ATAAAAGAGAAACCataagaattaataaaaaaagtgacAGTGAAAGAACTACTCAGCAAatgcatttaattgaaaaactgAATTGCctctaaatttaaatcaattgcCGAAGTTAAGTGTGATGTAGCATCTTTACCAAACCTAACCGCTACGCTACGCTACAATTCTCTTTAAATGAAATCGTTCCAAACAACGAAATcctctataaaaaataaatatagaaaatccAACAAAATGCTCACAATTAAACACATTCTGAATACTCGATACAGACGATCCAGATTGTTCCCCATCCCTGCAAGTACAGGGTGGGAGAGAGAGAGATATATCCGAAGTCTGTACAGCTATTCCGTCTATGGGATTCGGCCAATCAGATAAATTATCTTCAGTTATATCGAAATCTACTTTTTCCTTTTTGGTCTTTTCTTCTATCCTCTTTTTGAGGATTTCTAGTTGTTCTgtaatatatttgttaggaATTACTATGAAATAGTTAATGACTTACAAACTATAGTTCAttcatttatcaaaatatattcttagATTAGACGCGTTATCATCTAttcatttattgtaatatattccacactttttcaaaataatccGCAGTAATATGCTTATGCTGAAACACTTTCAAAATAGTAGTTCTTTGCGCATGGCTGTACTGTCCAAAGAGATATATTAATGGCTAAAAGCATATTCATCTGCTGGTCCAAATTGACTTCCATCTTTAGTAAATGATTgtaaaacattgttttaattaaccgacttcaaaaaaaggaggaggttatcaattcggccggtatgtttttttatgtatgtacactgattactccgaggtttctgaaccgatttacgtgattctttttttgttcgatgcgggatggtatcgaattggtcccataaaaattatattcggataggcccagtagtttttattttacgagcatttttgtctgtatttgtaaatgttgcaagtgcaagtttgaagtcggttctttttaacgcagttatcattTTGAACTTGTTTTTATATCTGTGTATGttgatgtatgtatgtatgtactcACCAGGTGTACACGGCTCATATTCGTCAAATGTCTGCTCAAAGTGTGTGAACGGATTCGCGTGCATATACGGTGGTAGTGTTCGTATGAACGAGTCCATCTTCATACGTTGGCACTTTTCCATTGGACATGTctggaatatattttttgagttAATTATAGGGTATTGTAGGTTCGTATTAAATCAATGTTGGATGGTTTTAGATACTATTCATATAGGAAATTTATAGCCGGAGAAACATCGAGGAAAGAGCGGAACAtctatgaaaaaaattatgcaaaaatgAGGAAAAATGCTCGTAAGTAGATAATTTGCGAGGGTCAACTAGAACACACCGTAAAAATGCATTacccaataaaaatattaagaaaatgaTAGGTACCGGACCCAAAGCAGTTCCTTGGCGAACCCCTCtataaagttaagataaatattttttcgatttttagctataaatatttttaaacctaagaataattttcaaatatggaaaattcataaaatcttACCTTTTCATAATGAATTGTATGATCTTTGTCAGGCACATGTGTTGCTATCATATCCATGCTATCGTTGTGTAAGCTCCTGTGAAAGCgatgtatgaaaatatatattattagttactaTTGTAAAACATGGCCGTTTTCACAGCTTGAAATGTGCTAATTAGCGTATCtgtcaattaaaatcatacaaATTTCGTATGATTGAAAAAATTACCAAAAAATAAGTTAGCTCATCAGAGTCATTATCAAAAAGTGGTGATAGAGGCCATAAACCTTACAAAATTAGAGTTAtagaatactagctttccaaccgcagcttcgcctgcgcagtcaaagaaaaacccgcatagatctcgttcccgtgggaattccgggataaaacctatcctatttcccggggtaaaaagtagcctatgtcctttctcggttatcaaaatatctctataccaaatttcatgcaaattggttcattagttaaggcgtgattgagtaacagacagacagacagtttataatattagtatggatttctaAGTTTTGTTAACAAGCTTGTTTTGTATTtgattaagatttatttttaaaattatataagtatattctAGAAATTAAGTTTACCCCAAAGCTGACACTGATTCTTCTGCATTTTCTTCGTCCTCTACCTTCGATGATTCTCTGTTTTCAATAAGAAGTATTAAAGTCTTAATAGcccatatatattataggatTTTAAAAGGTTTAAATTATCATCATACTTACAATATAATCTTACGAAATTGTAATAGATATCAAGTGCATACCTACCGCCtacgtaataaattttaaagaactaTTGAAACTTTCAGAGAAAGAAGTTCTATAACTTTTGATCTGATCTCTACAAATTGACtcattttttcaattattccttttagtatgaaataaaaaatacaaatatttgtttgaacgcgctaatctcgggaactactggtccgatttgaaaaattctttcggtgttagatagctcatttatcgaggaaggctataggctatatatcatcacgctacgaccaacaggagtggagccacgggggtgaaaccgcgcggagcagctagtaattataatataattacttcGAATGCAATTCTTCATCATGGTCCTCTTCGTTCATTTCACTAAACAGCGAATCCTGAAAATGTGTGAACAGCAAGTTTAtagacaataaattttaaaatagatataatttgagtatttttgtaattttacgtttcatagtaattaattgaataagtGAAAATTTAAACTTACAATCCTTTTTCCAACATTCAAGACAACTTTTGCTGGTTCTGTTGACTGTCTGTGCCTTTCTCGCTGTAAAAGGTTCttactagttatttatttataattaagaaataaatttaaatatgacaTGGATACTAACTAAATcaggaatttaaaaaaatagtaggtAGATTCTAGATTCGTTCTGTCACTCAACTTGATACCTATTATACAgtattctaggaggtagcaacgttgacaagtgagcattttagtatagttggttctttgatatgctgttcctcttgctatttcggttacagtacgggctgtctggctggccgcagtggttgcgtttaatagtgcgcatcttatctgcacaggaaaatatccttaatttaaagtcattttttaacgcgtaatttttaatctttagcctttagatagatccattagacatacattttttattgcaagacgtttttttcgttgttaaataggtgccagacgcaatttttatttcaatataattaaaatatcatcgaaataagtgaaattccatcaacatgagtcccagtgaaggataagtaatcactgtgttacttatactatatataatattcattttactatttacagtttttttgcaacaatctaccatatcgcctcctttttcccaacgaacctcaaataggacgttaatgtaaacttgataaaaaccaaatttcatcaagaaattaaagactttttaacggattttaaacgcgatttattcattgtattattttcccaagtctttaatttcaaaatgtataatactcgcgtaaaatcaaacactagaaaatacaaatatcatcaaattcatatttatacccaaaagtgtaataaatatgaaaccatctattaaaaatattagtttactaattattcaatataagtattaaaaaccggccaagtgcgagtcgggctcgcgcacaaagggttccgtagcagcaaatataataaattacagttaaatcaacctatctcaaaaactataagagatactttgatcaaaccaaaaatcgttgaaagagttaattagcatgcatcacctctattttttttagaattttataccccgtagttataaaaatagaggggggggggacatactttttacgactttgagagctgatatctcaaaaaccgttcactttaagaaaaatgttttttagaaaactttatatcattttaaaagacctttccattgataccccacacgggtatgtacatcgaaaaaaaaaatttcatccctcagttacatgtatggggggccccacccccaattcttttttttactatttagtgtcatatttttgtagcggttcatacaacacatattcccatcaaatttcatcactgtagtacttatagtttccgagtaaatcggctgtgacagacggacagacggacagacggacatgacgaaactataagggttccgtttttgccattttggctacggaaccctaaaaaggataatataatataaataataaagttattacttaccttttaagcggactcatgttgatgtaatttcacttatttcgatgacattttagttatattgaaataaaaattgcgtatggcacctattttacaacgaaaaaaacgtcttgcaataaaaaaattatgtctgatggatctatctaaaggcaaaagattgaaaattacgcgttaaaaaatgactttaaattaaggatattttcctgtgcagataagatgcgcactaataaacgcaaccactgcggccagccagacagcccggactctaaccgaaatagcaagagaaacagtatatcaaaaacccaactatactaaaatgacttttttttaaacgttgctagctcccgtactacagggtgtcccactattggtatactaatttctaagcgcgaagggacttgtagttttgcatacactgataacgtaaaaaaattttaaacaaaaaaattacgtaaaaaactttttgcctaacttttcctgaaaatccatgttttcttctctagcttcgcgcagccgggatgcttcgctaatgtgagcattttgtctatgaaaacataatcttaaacgatagctcacgtgctggtggcaaagttgggcgggttgcttgttatgggtgtacacatagagttttacgAATTCATCTGTTTGAAAAAagaatgcgtctggaattttacaagtattttttacgtactcagcgtatgcaaaactataacttCCTTTGAGCTAAGtgtaccaacagtgggacaccctgtataaaaataaaaacatataggTAAAAAAGGGAATCTATAACATCAGAATCCTAGAATACATTAAACCTAAAACGTCAGTATGTACATAATCATACCAATCTTGTAGTAGAAGCAATTTCCATAGAATCCCTTGCACCAAGTAACGTAGCTTTTGTTATAGCTTGAGGCAATACGCTTGAAGTgctaaaatattgtttgaaatttttgaaatgaaactaCTTTAAGGGCGTTGCGAAATCAacgtcacgtcatggcaataccgtcacgtcatggactAAGGCGAcgatatttgataaaaatattagaaaataaattcgcAAAATGTATTAGAATGTAAGGAAAAACACATCTCGTATAGTGATTGAGCAATCTTTTTATGGgccaaatttatttttgtgctACGAGGGTagcacaaaaataaatttgttacaaGTGTTACGATAGCTAAGAAGTGAATAATTAGttacttacataatttttaatatggaGCCCATTGTACCTCTTACATCCACACTGGCAGTGGGTCGATGGTGACTTATATCTGActgtttacattattttataacttaaatgatttttttttattaaattcgggttgtgaaatattattttgtagtagTAGCAAAGTCTATTAAAAAagtctaataaaaaataatgtccgTTCGAGGCATAATCTACggctattaataatttttaacagaaaCAAAACTGACTTCAAATTATTAGAACTAGTCCAAATTGAATTGAAACAACATGAGATGCAccagctttcaaataaaaaagaatcatcaaaatcggttcacccaGTCGAAAGCTCTGAggaaacaaacacaaaaaatacagtcgaatTAAGAATCTTTTCTTTCTTCCTTATTGAAGTCGGTTGCAAATTGCCATCGGTATCTCAAGTGACATTTATTCAtccgaaaaaatattaaatcatatctaaaattattataattttcattaaatacataataattaatataacttacACCAAATCTAAACGACTGTCGTTCCGTCTGTACGTTTTGGCACTCCCATTTAGCTCCAGTGGGTTGATGCTTTACATATTCATCTTTTATTGTGTCGAGATGCAAACAGTTCGAATGCAGGAACATATCGCTGAATACtgcaaatatttgaaaaatattcagcTAAAATATACTATCGGTAAAATTATCCGCTTGGACTAAAAACCCATATGTATACGAAGTTAAAATTTCCCAATTTCTGCCCGgagtaaaaaatttaaaatactcgTGAAATTATTCACAAAATTGAAGTCAATCGGTCCAGTTAATTCTAATACAagtctaataaaataaaaaaatgtcatatCGGTTTGAATTTAAGTAAAAAGcctaagttattttattttaacattaaaatcaatgtattttctttctttccttctttatttagttttttgactttaacaaaaaaaagtcATATTTCGTGAATCCATACATCCTTACATACATCATTATGATTTGGCACACGcaagttttattttagaaatacaTGCAATGCAATAttaatctatatacatataataaatctgtagaagggtcaattctgtacattgaaaatattgaaaaaataactagcagggggtgttactggatcgataccaaacccaaatatgtgattaaaaaaatttttgtctgtctgtctgtctgtctgtctgtctgtctgtctgtctgtatgtgcagacatcacgtgaaaactaccggttcgatttcgatgaaacttggtataattataccttattatcctgggcgtaaaataggatactttttatcctggaaaaatacgtagaaaaaaaattaatctcaatttttcagttatccatagacgttgttctgtagtaggtaccgcgaacacacgttgcgtattattatagacctagccgtatttgggtccaatagatatttataagatgtcattgtccgagttactcaaaatggagaaataaaccatccacgcaaagaccgacatccgcgcggacggagtcgcgggcggaagctagttgattaaataaaattactctCTTACCATAATCTTTCCATTTAGGTGGCGCAGTTTTAGCGGCTTTAACATTCTTCAACACTTCCCTCCTCTGGGGAGGTTGAAATTCCGCCATATCACCAAAAATAATGAACGGTGGGTTTTCCCCATCTAGCATTTCCCACCAATTTTTCTCGTGTGGTACATCAGTCTCTGTTATTTTGAGAactataatcttaatatatataaatctcgtgacacaatgtttgtcctcaatggactcctaaaccacttaaccgattataataaaattcgcacaccaagtgcagttcgatccaacttgagagataggatagtttaaacatgtatgtaggtaccacgggcgaagccggggcggaccgctagtttattaaTAGGTTTCTTTACAGTTTACACTTACAATACCACAATTgcttacaaattacaattactataaaatataatctctctaaaaaaacaaaactaaccTTCCTCACTTTTTTCTTCAATTTCACAAGGATCTTCCTTAGGATCATCTTGTATAGGAGCTTTTGTTTTCATAAGTGAAGGTAGATCGAAAAAATATTGGTTCGTCTCGGGAGTTCCACCCGCATAATGATATACAAAGTTCTGgaactaaattatataaaattaatgatttaaatagaCAATATAACAAACGATTGcattaaaattgcaaaaaaagaGTAACTAAACATAAGAGGAGCATTGAAATTGACAATTTGTGTCGTCATTGAATGTAatataagagctagcgcgcaagatcaatttttgtctccgcaactatattgtctctcccatcaactctatgggctagtaagaaagtgcgcacacgtagcgacgcaactccccatagagctgatgggagagacaaaatagttgcggagacaaaagttgctcttgcgcgctagctcttagaaaagtttgtgatatttacgtaatttttaagGCTAACTTTCTTCGATTAGGTATGTCAgcgtatttataaaatttgataatttttaactGTGTGAACGTGTTATGCatggtataattatattgttactCTGTTTAGAAGCGGAAAACGAAAACTATTATCAAAGTATTTGGAAGTCATCGGAAGCATTTATATGGGAATTTGAATAGAGCCCCGGCCCTGCCATTAGTAAAAGAGACTAATTTTGACGTCACAACACGACGTCATATATATACTTTCGAAGCCGATACCGGATACGAATTCTTTGACGATAGTTTTCGttctgtaggtatataatatatttttaatatgttatgttttttttgtaaagtacatattataatttgcatATCTATTTATCcagaaaacataattatatcttACCTCTTTTATAACCTTATTCATCTTATTTTTCCACTCATGGTCTACTCTAGCGGCGGTTTTGTAGCCTCTAGATAGGTTTAGAATTAATTCCTGACTCTCGGAGAGAATGTGCTGTAAGGcgtttatgtattttgtgtaatctaaaaagattaatattaaactatattttgtattcacaTGTAAATTACGTCCAGTGACAGCTCAAGCTTTGTATATAGTATAGGTAGCGTAGCAGCTCAAATTTTTACGTAGGAGCATATTCAATTCTGAGATCGGTTTATTAATGCGGGCCTTAATCTCAGCCCACTTATCGTAACCTTATTTTCGCTCCAATCACATTTTAACTAATCAAAAAAGGTCTATGAATATTAGCTTTAAAATAACCTTCAACAATCCTTAACTTCTCCAATTTGCTCTTCCTCCTCTCAGAGCACATAACAAACATCAGACCAGCCAAGTTCTTACACTCTAGTTGGGTTTGAAGGGCCGATATCTTTTCCTTTCTTTCTCTATGTGCTTCCCTCATCATGTGGGAGGTTCGTATTTGTTCATTTCTGTGTTTATTTGGTACAGTGATTGtgtgaaaaaatgtaaattaaaaacgtacaatataattattattagagctACAAGCTTGTTAAGATCGATAGAAAAAAACTGGACTCGATAAAACTGAtataatacaaacaattaaaaaatttgaataaaaaaagacgggttgcactccgggagtgccggcagaagtgaaaacttgattattaacgttcagcatgtttgatattttggaatggtatccgtcttacgcatggaatataagggctaaaaaaaaatccgtcttacgctttttcgatcaggccacgtgtcctgacgcgagtttaagattttatacccaacgccgctaaagaagttttcacttcaataaataattgttaccAAGCAACATACATCAAGAAATAACAACGAGAaagcatattttatacaaaaatgtcgAAAAAACCCAGTATGATAAGTCTGAATAAGACAACTAATATAAGAATTTTGCGTAAAATTTCACGGGGCGCGtcagttatttaaaaaatacataacataACAAGCGCTTCACAACACTAGCTAACCTtgttaaagtgaaacttttattacatcgcggcatcgtctcaaactttttggtgtgtgtagcgcatgtcgcgtgacgtacGATAGTTATcgtaagtttcacttttaccgtggtttcataaaaccacacaacgtttttttaatctactaagattcatttcaattatattacTCACTGTAAAATATAGTCAAATCTATCTTTCAAAAGCTTTATTTCTTTCTCCAAACGTTCTTGGAAATCTGCTGTGAGCGCTTCCTCCTTTTCTTTTAGTAACTTCTGAATTTCTTTATGATGTTTTTCTTCAAGGTCATGGATTATTCGACCTGtagatatttcatttttatggattttacataattattggtaAAAGGTGTAATACTTATCACCGTCCccggagaataaaatgataactgCAAAAACACAACAGTTCAGGAGAAATAAAAAACCGATAATTGACTATAACTTGCCAAGCTATAGACGTAGAGAGAAAAAAAGGCTCAGTGGTAGCtaattttttaaccttttattttgtatcaaaatatattaaataacttgAAGAGAACTgaagataattaattagaaccgcgaacacacgttgcgtattattataggcctaaccgtatttgggtccaatagatatttataagatgtcattgtcagagttactcaaaatggaggaataaaccatccacgcgaagaccgacatccacgcggacggagtcgagggcggaagctagtttgtaataaaatttcaaaaaactGTTGAACAGGTTTTAAACCATTCAgaatactatattattaatttattcctCTTGCCTACATTACCTTTACAAGGACATGCTTGTACCAAATCCTGCGCATCATCAGCTTTTTCCTGATGCAAAATGTTGGAGTCGGCTGGTGTCAACTGCTCCTCTCTTATAATTTCTAACGTATCAGTGCTGCTTGGCGACAtcttaaaacatattaatttttaagtttatagaTAGCTACTGGCCTGcgtagtaaaataaaattgctatAGTCCATACATGTcactttttaacccattgtGCAcccagcggcccgatcggtccacgacacaataaattttctattgtgtctgtgattccgggggctgagttattaaatatagcgccatctatcgGAATTTACAAAAGGAGTAATTTAAAGACGCATTATATCGGATTTTTCTATGggagtaattttttataatattttattgcagaAATGAGTAGCCTATATTGTCACTCTCAAGCCTCCTAAGTCCTATTCCTATCTCCAGacaaaaaaggataatataaaatctgCATTTGCGACTAAAAAAGtgcaaacatacaaacacagTATCACATTAACAATAGCTATTACTTATTAGTAGACCATGTTAGTAGAGGAGTATGTTTACAATATACAgaatactataataaaaataagatttagTCAATTAGTTACATCAaaggacatttttttttattaaaatgacatCTTCAGTTATAGCTAGTGTACTATAACTAGATATAGGGTAAATTTTACAACTTATTTTGATCATTGAGTTTTAAACTTCGTACAATTGACTGCAATTTACTTCAATGATTTGGTTACTTTAGACAGATGGGTAAAAGAGGATTAGAGAGATAACAAAGATTTACATTTTAGATAAGACA from Colias croceus chromosome 24, ilColCroc2.1 encodes the following:
- the LOC123702701 gene encoding uncharacterized protein LOC123702701; translation: MSPSSTDTLEIIREEQLTPADSNILHQEKADDAQDLVQACPCKGRIIHDLEEKHHKEIQKLLKEKEEALTADFQERLEKEIKLLKDRFDYILQNEQIRTSHMMREAHRERKEKISALQTQLECKNLAGLMFVMCSERRKSKLEKLRIVEDYTKYINALQHILSESQELILNLSRGYKTAARVDHEWKNKMNKVIKEFQNFVYHYAGGTPETNQYFFDLPSLMKTKAPIQDDPKEDPCEIEEKSEEETDVPHEKNWWEMLDGENPPFIIFGDMAEFQPPQRREVLKNVKAAKTAPPKWKDYVFSDMFLHSNCLHLDTIKDEYVKHQPTGAKWECQNVQTERQSFRFGSDISHHRPTASVDVRGTMGSILKIITSSVLPQAITKATLLGARDSMEIASTTRLRERHRQSTEPAKVVLNVGKRIDSLFSEMNEEDHDEELHSKESSKVEDEENAEESVSALGSLHNDSMDMIATHVPDKDHTIHYEKTCPMEKCQRMKMDSFIRTLPPYMHANPFTHFEQTFDEYEPCTPEQLEILKKRIEEKTKKEKVDFDITEDNLSDWPNPIDGIAVQTSDISLSLPPCTCRDGEQSGSSVSSIQNVFNLADLLPVKEKLDKINQECFYHDGIDFKRFEVIGQDSEHKVELNESTFAEDRVAQIKKILKHHPSLCEIFQANIR